Genomic segment of Tachysurus fulvidraco isolate hzauxx_2018 chromosome 22, HZAU_PFXX_2.0, whole genome shotgun sequence:
ATCAGCCCTAAACAGAACTAACAGCTGTGACACAATCCTGGCCACTTGCTTGATCTAATAAACCTCTTAATAAAACTTATAAAGCTGCACACTGCATTTGGACTAAAGCAGCTAACCACAAGTCTTTTCCTTATGCTTCAATAAAATGGAAACAGTTAATAATTAATAGTATTGAACTTACGGTCTTTTTGTCCATCCGCTGTTATTCAGATATCTTAGGCAGTCCAGTGAACGTGGATGTGGGCATGTGTCGAACGACCTGCGGCCATGCGCAACCCTCATCCTTTGAGGCAGGAATGCAAGGCTACTCCTCCATGCTGGACTTCCTGAGAGACAAAAAGGTATTAAGAGTCTATAAATGGCAAAGAGgaagactttttttaaaaaatgggtGATACTGAACACATGATTTTGCTACTTCAGTAACATGCaaacttataaataatatatatttttattttaaaataatttaaaataatttaaatcatGTTCATTTGTACACATTTTGTAGATATATTTTGAAAAGCAAAACTACTGTTAGGAAACCTGTATATTGTATACTGtgatatattttatctcatatCACCCATCCCTACTGGCCTCGTTCCAATAGTAATACACAGTCCCTTTTGTTTGCAGATGCGAACTCCAGGAGCGCCCTCTCATGAGTTCGGAGGATTTGGGGGAAACCTTCCCTCGTGCGGCACCAGCATGACCTGTGAACCCACAGGACTGCGTGTGGACAAAGTGATGCTCATGGACGGCCTGCGTGAGGTGGAAATCATTGAGGACTGCCACTGTGAGGCCAAAGTGACCCGCTGTGTCCGAGCACCCTCGCTCAGAACCTACCTCTTTGAAACGCCTTATGAGACTGTTATAGACGTGGGCAAGTGTGTGGGATCCAAAGGTGAACCAGGTAAGAAatgagcaaaacaaaacaaaacaaaaaatgatgcCCATAGACATGCTATGAAAATGCAAAGATTTCAGTCTTGGCTATTTTTAATAACCCTATATAGGCCATTTCCACTATTCCCCGTTCCCTCTGTGATGCCCTTATTACTTTTATTGAGAATTCAAATTTAAACATCAGctgcaaacattttatttaacaaaccACTGGTGTAAAATGTAACCTTCTTCCATGACTGACTGATACCTTCAGCATATGTTAGCTTCATCGTGGATAATGTACACTTATTTTCCACAGAGGGCTTTTCCTGCGTTCCTACTAAGTTCGATTCTGCTGTTGTGGACACGCCTAATAAAGTGGAGCTGATTCAGACGGTGGCCGGATGCGATATGAAAGAAGGCTGCTACAGAATCCCATATGTGGAATATCATTATGAGATCACGTACAATGAAGACGGGCTCAAGGAAGAAAAACTAAAGGTGGGTTTTCAAATAtcctgaaaataaacaaacaaacgaacaaacaaataaatagatagataaataaatagatagattaaataaataaataaacaaacacagacagcacTGCTGTGACTGtagtcattttatattttttttgttgttgtgtttaagCTGACGTCTAAAGCACATACAGCTTAAGAAAGTTTAGTCTGCGGATAACGGCTTTCACTTAAAGAGGAAATTAGTCGTTTCCATTTGGTGTTAGCCAAGACTAATAAATGAGACCCATTTGCCAGACACAAAGGTTAAACCAATGATCCATTTCCCCCAACTGCAATCCACATCTTACTGTTGACACCCAAATTATCCTTGCTTTGAGCCTGACTAAtcctttttacatttatttacttgtaaTACATCTCTAGTTCAATATATGTGTGCAGACGATGACACAGAAGTTTATTATAAAAGTAATCTGAAGTATGATGATATGACAACAATACTCTCGTACTACTACAGGATCCTTAATGATAAAATGTTTAGAATAATGAGTTATTCAGAGTCGGTTATGCTATTTTACAAGACCAAACCTCTTTTGTGGAGTTGTTTGAGCAAACCTTTGGCCATCTGTCGCAGCTCTTCAGAGGTGTGAAGCCAGAGGATCACAAATGGCCCCAGCAGGTGCCAAATCAAAGTGTTTATCATGTTAAGAGAACAGAACCCAGTCCCCCGCCTTTGGTTTCGAGCGCACCGGTGAATGTTAGCGGCTTGTGGTGAGCTGATTGCCTCTGTCTCTTGTCTTGCTAATTGTCTTGCAGGAAATAGATGTGGGGAGATGTTTGGGAAGCTGCACCTCAGGAAACCGCTGTCTTCTAAGGTATGCTTTAAAACAGCTGATACAACACAGCTAAATAACAAACCTTCAGCGCAAGAAAGGCTGGATTCACTTTGTGTGCTCTTGAACAAACTAAAgagaaatgagataaaaacacacattagcaCAATTAACAGTGATTCCAATTCAATAATACAAACCAGACCAGAATGAcacataaaacagaatattaaatTAACTGCTCTTGCTAGTGATTGAAATTTACCGATAGTTGACGGCAAAACAGcaacaataattaaaaaggtGGTTTTTTACCTTTTAACAATGTGCATCAATAATGTATGGcaaatgtatataaactctcTGGGGAACTGAACGGCTGCTACCAGAGATAGAGATGTTTTCAGTGTTCTGgcaactaaataaaatgtaggCTGTGAGGaaaaaattcaaatacaaataaaaactgtgaAATAATTGAAAATTCTATATCCAGCACACACCAGTTATAAAGTAATGTGCATCAATCAGGATCATGTAAACCACTCTAATTCCTGACTCAAACCTTTCTGTTCAGGAGTGCGTCTGATTCGGCGGAGTGTCTGCTGTGGGCAGAGGGACAAGGCAGCGCGTGCGTTCCACAAGGCTACGAGAGCCACACGTTTCTCAATCAGCATGGACAAACCCGAACGGTGTTGGCCATCACCTCGTGCCTCTGCCAGTCTTAAGCACAGTGACCTCTACTGAAAGTGCTCACACACTGCACCAACCAAGTGGACTTGACTCGTGTTGACCGTGTGAATGCAGAAGCACGTTATAGGTCGGAATCTATAACTCAAATCTATTATGTTAAAATAGCACCCGGTGTTCTGGTATTGTGACATACTGTTTAGCagacatggattttttttcctcttgttgTGAACAGCTGCTTCGCTCATGCAAAATTACAGTTGACCTCTTTCAGCTGTCcctgtaatatatgtaaaatatgtaaatagaattttgtaaataaatttgaTGCCATTAATTAAAGTCATGTACAGTCAAGCTTATTATTGTTCAATATGGGCCAATAAAATGAACAAGAAACAACATCTTGTAAAAGGAAatacttatttttttgttatattacattatatggGGGaaaacagtttatttgtattacatTTGTTAAAGATTTGttattacaatataatataaaaatcattTTTGTACATACATTGAGTACATTAATTTTACTAGGTGGACAGAACCATACAGCTTTTTAGGAATTAATTCacaaacagtttatttatttatttatttcgccACAATGCTGAAAGTCGTAGCAGCggataaaataaattgtaaacgtttgtgtaaaaaaaaaaattcagaatcTGCACAAAATAACAAGAATTTGACCAAGCGATAGTAGAGCACAAATACTGTCTGGTCACAtgtgctgtattttattttgaaaacataTCAGTTTTGCAACTTTTTATACTTCAAATCGtgtgcaataaataaaagttcatgtaatttgaatataataaagttttatacatttttttctcaataataATGAGCTTGTCTGTgtcaaatattttataacatgTGTATTTTTATAGGTTTATAGAGCGTGTGTGCTTTAAATAAAGGTGGTCATGTGATCAATTATATGGtaattataaacaatattatgtGATCGTCTCCATAAATTCTGATTTAAGGGATTGGAATTTAAGTGCAAAGGTGAAGGGACTTTCAAGAAAAAGAGCATGCACGAtatttatcatttctttttataactGAGAGAAGTGAACTGTCCTTGAATTGCctttcatgttgtttttcaACAGATAGTGCTTCCACgtgtaaataaagaaatcacagaagtcacaagtgtgtgtgatttaccaTAGTCTGGTGAGAAAACACCACACATCTGAAGGATCCATTATATTTACACAcgcttttttctgttttgttttggcttTGAAGACAAGTAAACAGACGACAGACTTTCTGTAGCTGCGGTTTATCTCCATAAATCACTTTTAAGCTCCTTAATGCCAGCCAGGGCatccaaaaatatataaatattaccctaaaatctgaaaatattttaatatgttgaacacccataattatatatatatatatatgtatatatatatatatatatatatatatatatatatatatatatatacattttttaaacaaaccgaatacatttataaacatcgAATATActtagaggggaaaaaatggctTTCTAAGAGCACCGTAAAGCTACATGCTAATAACAACTGCATAACAATCgagctgatattttttttagcgTTAATAAATATAGTCCTCCAGGGCAAAGCAACGATCACACATTTTAAATTAGGTGACAAAGTAAAATTTGTTCTCCCACAGGATATGTTTTCATTAACAACCGATGACTGTGGTCTTTTCAAACCGAGGGATTTGCGACTAtttatgctaatgctaattaatgGGCTGATTAGCATAAAGCTTCCACGAGATTCaagctatgtttttttttttttttttaaatatgtcgCTTAACCAGACTTCTCTGACTGTATTTGTGCAGGTGTCGCAAGCGGTTTCCGTTTTGTTTGTCAATGTAATTATTGTGTCTGTATTAAATTATCCTCGTTTGTCTAAATTAATGGATCCGATTAAAGGGACGTTAGCCGCCTGTGGTGAGCAAACTTCCTTCTCCATACAAGCTAATAGCTAACTCTATCCCTATCttcacattttcacaaaaaaataactgtttaaataaattctctttATAATAtccacattattattttaatatatcttTAATCCGACTGCtgtaaactttataaaaaaaacccttcgtGTGTTGTCTGGGGAGTGGAGGAGAGCTGCAGAGGACTGATCACCCAGTCAGGTTCACACCTTGTTAACACCACCATTTAGCTTTGCGCTACATTTCGCCGATTATTGACTTACATTTGCGACCAAATAGCACCTCTTTATCGCTGTTTACCGATGACCTGAACGGCGCTAACGGATTTCATATAAAACGCTCCTGATGTTGAGGTGTTCATTCAGTCTCTTCAGTTGAACACGAAGTTTCCAGATCGACATGTTTTCCGCCGTCGTCTTCATCTCCATCGTCTCTATAGCTGGCCTGGTTAACTCTAGGCCTTCTATTGACTACTCAGAAAACCGATTTCCAGTGGAAAACGAATCGAAGGAGGTTCGTTTGGCTGCTATTAAACGCCTTTTGGAGGTTTTTGGGATGGAGGATCCTCCTGCTTCTCCTGGACGAGGACACAAACAGCCTCCTCAGTACATGCTCGATTTGTACAACACTGTGGCGGATGTGGACGGTGTCACCAAAGACCCTACTTTACTGGAAGGAAACACAGTACGCAGTTTCTTTGACAAATGTAAgctattatttattcttattctatTTCTCAAAATTGATGGCTAACCAGGTGCTGCTTCTGTACTATgtctaaaagattttttttgttgttatctTTTTCTTATCTCTATGTGGAACAGTACACAGTCATCAGGTCGAGTTCATGTTCAACTTGTCCACTGTGGCTAGAAATGAGAAGGTTCTTACAGCAGAGCTGCATCTGTTCAAACTGAGACCTCAGGCATCTCTCACATTCAACAGACATCACTTCTGTCAGGTAAagatccatatatatatatttataaagagagagagagagaactcaaAAATGAGAAACGGATGAAGAGTAGACAAAATCCTCTGCCTTTTATCCACAGGTCAGTGTCTATCAGCTTCTTGACAATGCTAAATTGAACGTTTCACAAGGAAAGAGGCTCGTGTCTTCAAGACTTATTCCCGTTCATTCTAACGGCTGGGAAGTTTTCACCATCACACAAGCGGTGAGTTGAAACCTTGACGTTAAAATCCTTTTCGCAAATTGAGCTCATGACAAATAGTTTTTCCATGTATGCTAACGTTGGAGACAACTAATAACTTAGGACATCTTTTTTGCAGGTCCGTACTTGGATGACAGATGAGAACAGTAATCTGGGTCTCATGGTGACTGTGCGGACTCTGGCAGGCATTCAGCTGGACATGAGGTCTGTGCGTTTTGCCTCAGGGCACAGCCACCATCACAGCAAGCAGCCCATGCTGGTCCTCTTCACTGACGATGGCAGACGTGTCACACCTCCAGAAGGTGTTCTGAAAGGTAAAGAAAAACGTTATGGTAGTTTCAGTGTCCTTCTCTTCAGCAGAGGAAAAAGTATCCTGATGTTGCAACAGATCCTTTAATATGTACTACTTCTCCTCTCTAGGATCTGATGATTCATCAGCAAGGCCCAAGCTCCCTTTGCCCAGCCTGACACTCACAGTCCCTCGTCATCGCAGTGCTCGCTCCCTTGACTATGACGAAGACCCAGATAGGAAGCCTTGCCAAAGATTGCCACTCTACGTTGACTTTGAGGAGATTGGTTGGTCTGGATGGATCGTGTCTCCCCGTGGCTACAATGCGTACCATTGCAAAGGGTCCTGTCCCTTTCCCCTGGGACAAAACATGAGACCCACAAACCATGCTACAGTGCAATCCATCATAAACGCCCTCAAGCTCACCAAAGGCATAGAGACACCATGCTGTGTTCCCGACAAGCTCTTCTCGATCAACCTCCTGTactttgatgatgatgagaatgTAGTTCTAAAGCAGTATGATGACATGGTGGCAGGAAGCTGTGGTTGCCACTGAGATCATAAAtctgtatatattgtgtatttaaaaaaaaaacagttcagatGTAGGAAGTAGGAATGTGTTTCACtgattatacaaaatatttaggGTTGATCATGAGATTTTGCTACTCTACTGCAAAATCAGAAGCATTGATGAATAGTGTGTGGTATGATGTAAAATCTGGACTGGAACCCAGCTGATATTACAGACTGCTTCTTTGTATGATATGTAAATAGACATAAATACTAATATATGGAGGAGCTTGAGTGGGGGACTGTAAATTTGTATATTGCATGTGGTGAACtattataaagtttaaataaattgtaaaaaatggCTTGAAGTTATTGTTTGTTGACATAAATTCCATTCATTTCTTgattgaaaacaaacaaacaaacaataggACGAATCACATTCTTGGCGAAATATAACGTAATGTGTGAAAATCAATCAGAACGTGTTAAATAGGAGTGAATTTCAGTCTATCAGCCCACTGAAATGAAGGGACTGAGCTCGCACTGCAGTTTGTttctgcatacagtacatatgcagTTGATTCATTCACAAAACTGATGAGATTCATTGGTTTCAGAATTatgaaaattataattatatgtaatataataaaatatcaaaGAAGCCTATTCAAAAGTAACTAATATTAAACAGATAACAATTGTATTAGTAGTAATGTATTCAACAGCAGCTATTGTATTTTgagtattttaaatattttattttaaatattttaattagcaaataaaaagtgcatTTAAAGTGATGACACACATCAATAACTGCTGCTTATGTTGatacataatatattaaattGGTATAAAATCAGATGCAACTTAATAGTTATACTAAAGGTGATGGTATTTATTAAattaccaaaataaataaatacaaaaaaaaaaaaaagaaagaaaagaaaatctgtgTCTCATGTAttgttcattgatttcattCTGATGTAACAAACCAGTAGATGGAGACATTTACAAGTTGTATATTAATAGAACAGTAATAGAACACTtgataatatatactgtaatgtgaGGCATAACTAGAGGTCCTTGATATAATTACAGCACAATCAATCACTTTCTAAGGTATTCAATGTAGTATTGAGTTCTTATTGGCCTGTTTTACTGGTTTACTTTCTCACTAAGtcaaaataaatatctgaattaTTTCAGCTTGGATTTAATGTGTGTTCTGCCAGTGTATAATTAAGCAACAACGAAGCTCTGTGCTcctaataaatgtacaaaattgtatttaaataatgttcCGGAAATAAACCTTTTACTttctaaatctaatctaaaacaTTCTCATGCATGTACTTCAATGGCACTTCAAGGTCTGATAAATTCacactttttaaagaaaaaatatagagatttttatttaatcatttcatgACATAGTTCAAATATAATTCTGTGGAAATTAAAGATACACTTAGCTCAATGTACCACATTAATAAGCTGGAAGAACTAAGCACAAACATTAAATTAACTAACAATTAAGTGCCTGctgataagacagaaagaaatcaATATCAGAAGTTTTTGTTTCttagaggaaagaaagaagccAAATATTGAAAAAGTGGTTTTGCAGATGATGTGTTCACTATGAAAGCTATGTTTCTATGCACAGCacagcaaagagaaaaaaaagcttatgGAAATGAAAGCAGATAATGATGCATTAGATTAATTCTGTTTATAAAATTTTAACTTTGagtgcaaaaacaaaagaaaaaaaaaaccattccaaaaaaaaaaaaaaaaaacattaaaagaatAATGAGAGCTAGGCTGAGGGACGTCTGGTATCCTATGTAGTAGATCTGCATGTCCCATGCATTAACCCTTTCATGCATAAATTCTAAGTTTAAATAataagtttaaataataatgtactactaacaataaattaacttttttatgtatttttattgtatagaCCACTGTGGTCTGACTATCAAGACATTAATAAACTGCATATGTTTTAGAGTCATTTTTATTCGAAGTCtaaaacttttttaatgaaaaagtgCAATTATATCCAGGACATGTCCATGTATGTGGACAACTGGTTTTAAAGAAGTATAATCAATGTGTCCTGGATAGAAAGTTTGGTGGTATGTATCTAGATAAGGGTTGCCATGTCTCAGCAAAATAACCAGACAAACTACATTTAATGTACTGAAATTATGgccatttgtttttatttgtctggGGAAACAAGTgcactgtggtgtgtttttcTGACTTGCAGTATGTTTGTTGGTATGATCATAATCCACATATAACTTGCACACTGAAATGAAATTGTCTAAACTAACACACACCCTTTGTTTACCGTAACCTTTTTCCAAATGTATtgtaataaagaaagaataaaaaacaaacctggcaaccctgatcacaataatgtttattttaaagcttaatCCATCTAATGACTCtgactttatttctatttctatttatttataatatatataatcttttttatatttaatcttaACACCTTTAATCTTTGAATTCAGCTGTACCTGAGGTTGGATGCCATGCATGAAAGAGTTAATTCTCCATTCAGTTACATCACCCAGACAAATGAGGTGCACTATTTGGGACACGGCTGGAGCCTGAATCTAAGCAGACCTGCTGGGAATATAGTCTGCTGGCTTCAGATTGATTCTCGATCAGTTCACTGTGGCAGAGAAGACTCATGTTGTGCTGCATGTTAAGAGACGAGAAGTTCCTTGTTTTGACACCTTCAGGGTCTTTCAGGTTCTTCATGTATGCAAGGTGTTATGTTTCCTTATACCTGAGAGGAGGAAAGGGAGTTTAATTATAGGGGAgacttttttacacacacacacaataggtTACAATAGATCTGTTTGGAAATGAAATGATCATGAACTCCAGTGACTCCAGACAGAAGATATTTTAGCAGTTCATTTTTAGTTCAAATGATCATATCATGAAAAAGTGTACCACAATGTCATGATAACTACGCCTGCACGTCTAATGCCAGCACAGATAAGAGCAGCCGTCTCTGATTATGAACTCCTCCTACTCTctgatggtgtttgtgtgtctatgcaTATCTGTCTTATCATATGAGAGGTGGttgcatgctgtgtgtgtgtcatgtgaatCACACGTAATcatgtgcctgagtgtgtggtTTTACAGTTACTTACGATCTCTGTACGCCGAGCTCAGTCGCTGATCCCAATGCGCTTAGCTGCTCTTCCAAAGCTGCAATACGCAGACCAATATAGCCGGAtgacaggagcaggagcagagctctacacacacacacacacacacacacacacacacacacacacacacacacacacacacacacacacacacacactgacaattATTAATCCACTAACCATAACCGCAGTAACCAGGAAGAAAACCTCTTAagataaatacattaaacaaCAGAACGTGCAAAAATCTACTAATGACTATAAAATTACCGACTGGTCAATTAATAAGCAAAACATTCCTGAGCTACTCCAATAATGCAAAACTGTGAGAGACTCTCATTAACATCCAACTGCACCTGAAGCATGCCGATCTATTcgaatccatccatccatctttactatttatcctacacagagtCATgtggaacctggagtctataaCAGAGGACTCGTTGCACAAACCAACGGATACTCAGGAcagtgtgccaacccatcacatggcacaatcacacacacacttccattcacacactatgaacaatttaGGGATGCTAATCAGCCTACAGTGGATGTCTTTgaactggaggaggaaaccagtGTACACGGAGGAAATCCCAAAATCCATGAACACTGGGAagcagcaggaatcaaacccccaacactgttagtgtgaggcaaacatgctaacatcgtaatttttttttcattacaaacAGGATTTGTAATGTCTTAAAAAGTCTTCTATACATAATTTTATGTCAAAAATGGCACTGGGGTAAAGTGTGAGATATTTCAATATATTGCATATGTTGTATCTGTGATTTTTCACATGCAGTGCAAACCTTCTCAGCGAAACAATGAAAGAGTTTTACTGATGTACCTGACGGCCGACTTGAAGAGGTTTTGACAAATCTAATCAACACAGTGGCGCAGCAAttgatactgtacatgtaactgCATGAGAACACAACATTTGTTGATAACTGCATGAGAACTGCATGACATTTGTTAATTGATAACTGCATGAGAACACAACAGAACATTTGTTTCATTCTTGACACCACACCTCAGAAAGTCACAAATCTACCTGTTAATCCACAACGATCCCAAATGACTAAGCAGATCAGATATGTTCATGATATGATTTAGACTGTTCCAAAACATCTGCATGGCATTTAAACCAACCTGAATTTCCTGGACATGTTTGTGCTCCAGCCATATAGCAAATTCCTCAAATTCTCAGAAAATATCAGATGAAATACAGTCATGTTTGTCATCTTCGCTTAAGGTGTTACAGCGATTCTGGCGGTAAGGTTTATATAAATGCCATCATTCTAATATGTTGTTTTATTAGCAATCACTccataaaaacattaacaatcAAGGTTAACGAAAACTAATGAAAAAAATTTTTAAGATATGAATTTATGATATGTTTTCTGTGAAGCGATGGTTAATTAGcatttttggacatttttggaaggaaaataaaataaaaaacactggtATGGGAAAGATAAGCTGCTATAGTATAACtgataacaggaacaaactTGTTTTACAACCTTTACTACAACTATAaaggttttaatgtttaatgagtCATTTCTTAATATGATTccttaaaatctgttttttttattggaagTTGATgttgtataagaggaataaagttTTCATAGGTTGCTGTTATAGGACATTTCAACTGCATCCCTTAAATGCCCTCACAGATAGATGGGTatcagtagtgattttttttattatacgtAATgccacaaataatttttttgaatttaatataataaaaaaaattgggatCAGGACATACTGTGCCTGTGCGTCTTACAATATAGGATATTATTAAGAGCTTACAGTATGAGATAGACAGTGATGAGTCTGTTGATGCTGGTTGTGCCTCCGAAGGAGAGGAAATATATGATCTTCTCTGTTACCACGGACACCCAGGAGACGCCTAATTATGAAACACAGGGTAAGAAAATTGTAGAATTAGCATCCGACCTAAGCAAACAGAACAGTCTGAATATGGTGTGTGTTGATAAAACAGTTCAGTTTATATCCTGTTTTTTTCATATTGCATGTGCAGCTTTTagattcagtttttttttacctgtgttCTGTTCTGAACCGCTATCTCTGTTGGTGTTGTTCCATAATGCAGAGTTGTTTCTTGCTTCAACTGAAAAAAATAGTCAAGATATTCGTCAATAATCAAATTATCAAAAATAAAGTCTTTATTGATGAAGACTTTGTTTAACGTCACACAACTACAATCATGTGAGATTAGCATATAATAGCTAGTTTGCTATCTCTGgcagtaaacattttaaatttgtgAATATGAGATAATTCTTTGTGAATATTTCAAAGATTATAAGCATTTGTGAAAGTTAGACTTTTCCTGTCGGAAATTCTTTTAGATTATATTATGTTAGTCATTATTCTAAAATTATCATTATCAATTATCAATTATCATTGTCAGAAATTGCTAGGCTAGCTTGTTAGCATGTAAGCTCGAATGATGAGTGGAGATAAAGATTGTGTAAGGTGAGGTTGTGTTGGCATTTTGCTTTTATCAGTTAAGGTTATGAGCA
This window contains:
- the pnhd gene encoding uncharacterized protein pnhd translates to MDMVLLDMFLLLSLCHQSLTAVLNMHIEPRNLFAERACCRRQSHFIYIGQDILGSPVNVDVGMCRTTCGHAQPSSFEAGMQGYSSMLDFLRDKKMRTPGAPSHEFGGFGGNLPSCGTSMTCEPTGLRVDKVMLMDGLREVEIIEDCHCEAKVTRCVRAPSLRTYLFETPYETVIDVGKCVGSKGEPEGFSCVPTKFDSAVVDTPNKVELIQTVAGCDMKEGCYRIPYVEYHYEITYNEDGLKEEKLKEIDVGRCLGSCTSGNRCLLRSASDSAECLLWAEGQGSACVPQGYESHTFLNQHGQTRTVLAITSCLCQS
- the LOC113645282 gene encoding anti-dorsalizing morphogenic protein, which translates into the protein MFSAVVFISIVSIAGLVNSRPSIDYSENRFPVENESKEVRLAAIKRLLEVFGMEDPPASPGRGHKQPPQYMLDLYNTVADVDGVTKDPTLLEGNTVRSFFDKLHSHQVEFMFNLSTVARNEKVLTAELHLFKLRPQASLTFNRHHFCQVSVYQLLDNAKLNVSQGKRLVSSRLIPVHSNGWEVFTITQAVRTWMTDENSNLGLMVTVRTLAGIQLDMRSVRFASGHSHHHSKQPMLVLFTDDGRRVTPPEGVLKGSDDSSARPKLPLPSLTLTVPRHRSARSLDYDEDPDRKPCQRLPLYVDFEEIGWSGWIVSPRGYNAYHCKGSCPFPLGQNMRPTNHATVQSIINALKLTKGIETPCCVPDKLFSINLLYFDDDENVVLKQYDDMVAGSCGCH